In a genomic window of Thalassophryne amazonica chromosome 12, fThaAma1.1, whole genome shotgun sequence:
- the dusp12 gene encoding dual specificity protein phosphatase 12 isoform X1, whose translation MLLIDPCLYIGTAADLNDSQALVQAAVTHILSVDSVDPTSLLPADGTFCRKWVNVLDEVTSDLLSHMDDCYLFIREAVDGDGAVLVHCQAGRSRSATVVTAYLMKRYQLDFTEAYHRLKSVKCDVQINRGFEEQLHLYESMQCEVDMSSPLYKQYRLTKLTETYPELQRIPREVFAVDPAHSSSLEVSYRCRKCRRTLFRGSSILSHTVGDGASAFRHKKSSNLSGDVQCTSYFIEPVQWMEQALLGVMDGQLLCPKCSSKLGSFSWCGDQCSCGRWVTPAFQLHRNRVDQIQQLKMHK comes from the exons ATGCTCCTTATAGATCCATGTCTTTACATTGGGACTGCAGCTGACCTCAATGACAGCCAAGCACTGGTccaggcagctgtcactcatatcCTGTCTGTGGACTCAGTAGACCCCACCTCTCTGCTTCCTGCTGATGGGACATTCTGCAGGAAATGGGTAAATGTATTGGATGAAGTAACATCTGACCTCCTAAGTCACATGGATGACTGCTATCTGTTTATTCGGGAAGCTGTTGATGGAGACGGGGCTGTACTTGTTCACTG CCAGGCCGGGCGGAGTCGTAGTGCTACTGTTGTAACTGCTTATCTAATGAAGAGATACCAGCTGGACTTCACTGAGGCGTACCACAGACTGAAAAGTGTCAAATGTGATGTACA GATCAACAGAGGTTTTGAAGAGCAGCTTCATCTCTATGAGAGCATGCAGTGTGAAGTGGACATGTCTAGTCCTCTGTACAAACAGTACAGACTGACCAAGCTCACTGAGACATACCCTG AACTGCAGCGCATTCCCCGGGAGGTTTTTGCTGTTGACCCCGCTCACTCCAGCTCCCTTGAAGTGTCCTACAGATGCAGGAAATGCAG ACGCACTCTTTTCCGCGGTTCCAGTATTCTGAGTCATACAGTAGGAGATggagcttcagctttcaggcacaAGAAGTCCAGCAACCTCTCTG GAGATGTCCAGTGCACATCATACTTCATTGAACCCGTCCAGTGGATGGAACAAGCACTGCTTGGAGTGATGGATGGTCAG CTGCTTTGTCCGAAGTGTAGCTCGAAGCTGGGCTCATTCAGCTGGTGTGGTGATCAGTGTTCGTGCGGCCGCTGGGTCACTCCTGCCTTCCAGCTGCACCGTAATAGAGTGGACCAGATACAGCAACTCAAAATGCATAaataa
- the dusp12 gene encoding dual specificity protein phosphatase 12 isoform X2, which produces MGHSAGNGQAGRSRSATVVTAYLMKRYQLDFTEAYHRLKSVKCDVQINRGFEEQLHLYESMQCEVDMSSPLYKQYRLTKLTETYPELQRIPREVFAVDPAHSSSLEVSYRCRKCRRTLFRGSSILSHTVGDGASAFRHKKSSNLSGDVQCTSYFIEPVQWMEQALLGVMDGQLLCPKCSSKLGSFSWCGDQCSCGRWVTPAFQLHRNRVDQIQQLKMHK; this is translated from the exons ATGGGACATTCTGCAGGAAATGG CCAGGCCGGGCGGAGTCGTAGTGCTACTGTTGTAACTGCTTATCTAATGAAGAGATACCAGCTGGACTTCACTGAGGCGTACCACAGACTGAAAAGTGTCAAATGTGATGTACA GATCAACAGAGGTTTTGAAGAGCAGCTTCATCTCTATGAGAGCATGCAGTGTGAAGTGGACATGTCTAGTCCTCTGTACAAACAGTACAGACTGACCAAGCTCACTGAGACATACCCTG AACTGCAGCGCATTCCCCGGGAGGTTTTTGCTGTTGACCCCGCTCACTCCAGCTCCCTTGAAGTGTCCTACAGATGCAGGAAATGCAG ACGCACTCTTTTCCGCGGTTCCAGTATTCTGAGTCATACAGTAGGAGATggagcttcagctttcaggcacaAGAAGTCCAGCAACCTCTCTG GAGATGTCCAGTGCACATCATACTTCATTGAACCCGTCCAGTGGATGGAACAAGCACTGCTTGGAGTGATGGATGGTCAG CTGCTTTGTCCGAAGTGTAGCTCGAAGCTGGGCTCATTCAGCTGGTGTGGTGATCAGTGTTCGTGCGGCCGCTGGGTCACTCCTGCCTTCCAGCTGCACCGTAATAGAGTGGACCAGATACAGCAACTCAAAATGCATAaataa